The stretch of DNA cgcacgcgcaggcgcaggcggccCAGGCCCAGGCccaggcggcgaaggcgatgggcgcgcagtcgccgggcgcgggtgggttTCCGGGGTTCATTGAGGCGGCTCTCAagggcgagggtggcgcaGTCCCAGAGGGGGGCGAGCGACAGGCGGGCGGAAAAccgggcgagggaggcgccgcgcccgcgcctcccccggTGCCCGCGGGCGTACCCGTGCccaggggcgcggcggggggcgcgggtccggcggcggggggcggtgCGGGGGCGGGAGGGTCCGAGTGGCAACCCATGGACGACGGTCGGGGCCGGACCTATTATTACAACTCGGTCACCGGCGTCTCCACCTGGGAGAAGCCGCCGCAGTGAGCGAGCGGGGGTGAATCGTCAGGTGGAGGGATTGACCTACGACTAGGGGGTGGGCGACGAACGAAGCCGGAGGGGGCTTCCGATTTAATATCCGATTCGAAGAATTAggaaccgacgccgcgagaccCGACTCGAAACCTCTCCACGCCGCTCGACcacgcctcgcccgccgccgtcccaaCGATcgcctccggcggcggcggcacctcCAACGCTCGTTCCATCCccggcatcggcgccggcggcccGTCGCCCAGTatgctcctcgacgacgtcgccaccaGCGCCGTGAGGTAGAAGAAGAGGGTGAGCGCCGCCAACGATTTTGTGACGGCGCCCGGCTCTTCCAGGGGCCTCTCCGCgtaccccggcggcggcggtatcGCCCGTCTCGACCCCGACCCACCCGCGTTTGTTAGCCCCGAGTCCACGTCGTTCGAGTcttcgtccgcgggcgcgaactcgcgtccctcgccgccaagcgTACGCTCGAACCGCTCCCTGTCCTTGGCTATGACGTCGAGCGGGTCGCTTCTCTCCGTGCCCGCGAGCACGCCCCGTTTCCACACGTACGACTTGgaccctcctcctcctccaccaccaccaccgcccgtcccgccctGGGCCTTCATGCGGGTGTCGGCGCCGGAGTTTATCCGCGCCTCCAGCGGCGTCTCGTTGAAGTCCGGGAAGAAGTCCGGGAGGGTGTATCGCATGACCTCCTCTCCGCGAACAGTGATCCGGTAGCTCCGACCCGAGCGCtctcccgcgtcggcggccgtTTCATCGCTCATGGACGGCTCGCCCTCGCTCGCCATGGCCTTCCTGAGCTCATCGCGCAATATATCGTCCGACGATATGGTCCCGGGCGTCTCGTCGCAGTCATCCGACGGGGCCGGGGAGTCGCCCCCGGTCGCGCCTGGCGCGATGCGtctccacgtcgacgccggacggcgacgcgcggcgaatAGGAcggacgggcgcgatgcgcgggcggtggatctcgcgacgcgagccctgactcgcgcccccgtcgccgcggcggcggtgcatgacgcgccgaccgcgcgcatcgaACACTGAACGGGCCCGGCTAGCTATCCGCAGAGTGGCGACGAGTGTTTATGAAAAGACTTGGCAGCTTGGTCATGAGGAACTCTTACAGAGATGGCTGTTCGGCTCTGCCGGTTCGCTCGCGCTAAACCCGGATCCACGCGTTGTGCCTGGGCGGGATGCGATAATGCGAGGCGAGGAAGTACTCCCTCATCGGGTACGTGCACAGCCTCGTGAGCACCTCCACGAGCCACGCGTCGGGACCCACGAGGtaccgcccccgcgggtgcAGGCTCCTCACGCACCGCGCCACCGTCCTCGCCACAACTGCCGGGTccgtgcccgccgcctcctccgcgcgcatgATATCGAAGGCTCCCTTGGCGtggacgttcgcgtcgaaaccttccgccttggccgcgttCACCATGCCGGGTTTGAGGTCCCCGGGCTCCACCAGCGACACCTTcacgccgttcgccgcgactTCCATCCGCAACGCATCCGTgtacgccatcgtcgccgccttggagGCCGAGTACATCGAGTTGTAAGGCAAGCCGATCCTACCGCCGATGCTGCCTATGGTGACGACGCGTTTCACGGTGCCCACCATCGCCGGAACGCAGTGACGGACCAtgcgcacgacgccgtgaAAGTTGGTCGCCATCTGCGcctccgcatccgccgctTTCGTGTCGACGGCCCACGTCTGGagcacggcgcccgcgttgtTGACGAGCACCGAGAGCTCGCCGTgcctcgcgacgatggcgtcgacgcagCGCTCGACGGAgtcctcgtcggtgacgtcgagcgcgaggaggggctGCGTGCCGTCAGCCTCCGTGACGCCCAGGGGGGAGTCGCCCTTCGTCACACGCGTGCCCTTGGCGCTCCATCCCGATCGCGAGGTGCCGTACACGACGGACGCCGGGAACGCCCTGCGCAGCTCATCGAGCATGAGCTTACCGAGGCCGCtggacgcgccggtgacgaggatGACCTTCGGGGTGTCCCTCGATCGGGGCGCCGggccgaacgcgacgagcgcgacgagcgcgggtaTCACGACCatgagcgcgcccgcgaagatCGATCCCACGCCGGAGCTCatgcccgtcgcggcgatgaccgcctGGACGCGCTGGCTCTTGAGGATCgccacgaacgcgccggtgacgtgaTGGACCACCATATCGGGCGAGGTACGATGGACGAAAAACTCGGAGgagacgtcgtcctcggaggagacgtccgcgcgcgtcgaagcaGTGGCTGGTCGCCCAACCCTAGCGAAAGTTTTGAAAGCAGCACTCGCATGTCAGTTTCCAAAAGCACCCTCCCAAAGTCTAGCTAGCTCTTGGTCGCGGCGAGTCTCTCCaaccgcgccgcctcgtccttgaCGCACACCGTCACCGTTCTCACCTCCCCGCTGAGCTGCACCAGCCCCGGcttcgcccctcgcggcttGCTCACCTGCCTGCACCGCACCATCGACACCTTCGCCTTGCCCGTCTGCGTGGACTTGCTGTGTTTGGCGGCCAAAAGCGCCGCATCCGTCACCGTCTCCGTTGgcggtccgtcgtcgcccgtgtACCGAATCACCACGTGCGACCCCGGgcaccccgcggcgtgcATCCACCAGTCTTTGCTGTCCCTGCACTCGGGGTTGCAGCTCACCTCGTCGTTGTCCGAGCTCGTTCGACCGACGCGAatgtcgacgccgtcggcgctgaCGAAGGTCCAGTACGGCTTGCGGGGTCCGGCGTTGGTCGGCTTCTGCTTCTGCTTCTTGACACGCGCGGgcctcgggggcggggcgtcgttcacgccgagctcgaccgcgagcgggtacgcgtcgtcgatgaacTTTGGGTTGTTCACCGACTTgatgggcgcgagcgcgtccgcgagtcggttcagcgcggcgagtcgatccttctcgtcgccgagatctttcgccagcgcgtcgacgtcggggcacgcctccagcgcctccatGCTCGGGTTCGGATCGGCttccagcgcctcgacggcttCGCGCGACTCGCGTAGGCGAGTCGTCGCCTTCCCCACCTTCTTCACCGCCCTGTCGCACAACCGGCGGCACTCCCTCTTCAGCCCATCCAGGTCGACGCTATCCGCGGAGGGAAGCGTCGGCGCATCGGTGGGGTTGggcgcctcggcctcggcgacggcgcggagcctccagggcgcgacgcgcgcgcggggcgctcgacgcggaacATAGTGCGCGCAAGGGAGCCggggcaccgcggcgaaggccagcgccatggcggccgcgtgtcgcgcgtcgcctcctgAACGagtgggcgccgacgccgcagaGAAGAACGGCGTGAATGTGCGCTCATCACTCGGCACTCTGCGAAGCGCGCGCAGAGCCACGGAAGCGCCAAATCGAAGGCTCCGGGCCAATCGGAACGCCGTGTTTCGGCTGTTTTGGACCGGAGATTTATCGCAATCGGCAGGACGCGCTCCAGCCTCGACGCCTGGACCAAAGATGCTTCGCCACCTCGTTCGGAagaccgcgggcgcgctcacgagcgccgcctccactCCGGGCTTCGCGCCCTACCGCCagatgtccgccgccgccgcggggggtcAGGTGCTCGTGCACATGGGCGGCGTGGATTCCGGCGAGATCTTCTCCGTCGCGCACAAGGCGATCTGCAagaccggcggcgaggttaaGGAGTCCCGCTCCGTCAGGCTCGGCGGCCGGTACTCCCAGATGTTCCTCGTCTccaacgcggacgcgcagaAGATCAACGACGTCATCAAGAAGGTCTGCCCGCTCATCGAGCACCTCTCCGTGGTGCCCGCCAGGCAGACCACGAAGGACCTCAAGGGCCCGTACTGCGCCACCTCCCCGCTCGTCCCGttcgtccgcgcggtgcaCATGGAGCTCCCGTGGAAGTCCGGTATCGTCGACGAGATCACGGAGTTCCTCAACGTAAACGGCGTGACGATGACGGACATCAACGAGTACCGCGCGGGCAAAGACGTGGTGCTCGAGGGGTTCGCGCACCTCCCAACCGGACTCGCCGAGTTTCCCCAGGTCAACGAGAGCGACCTCCTCCTCAAGCTGGAGAAGCTCGGGGTGAAGGTGGTTCAGTTCACCAAGGTCAAGGGCCAGGATCCCCCGCCGGGGGCCACCGCCCACGTGGCCGCGTAGGCGTAGATGGCGCAACTTGTAAATCCTACTCTCTTCTTTCGTCAATCCTATCTGCGGTATTCGACCCCGTGTCACACCAGCTCCCAACGCAGTCGAGGGTCGACGATGAGGGCGTTGTACTCCTCCGTCCGTTTTCTCAGCTTCGCCAGCAACTCCTCCCTGCgcccgacgagctcggcgtccatgtcccgcgtcctccgctcGCGTTCCGTgggcgcctccttcgcctcctcgggggcttccgcctcggccgcgtcgccaccggctgcgtcgcccccgccgtccgccccgccgtcgacccccccggcgcccccttcctcggcgccgggctccgcgtccgtccccgtcgccgcccgccccgaggGAGGGACGCCCGGCACGTGGAACCTGGCGCGAATCGactccgtcgtcggcatcTCCCCCGGCGGTGGCACCGGCTCGCCCGTGCCGCCGAaaccctcgccgtcctcgtccgtcatCAGGTCCTCGGGTAACGGGCCGGACATGAGCGCGGGTGGATGAACGGGCAGCCGccacgcctcgcgccgcggaacCCACTCGTCCGAAAGAAACCGGGGCCCAACCCCCTGAACCCCAGGTTCGCcccccctcgccgacgacagcgccgcgagcgcgttgcAACCGACGGGCTCCAGCGTGAGAGAGTCCCGGTAGCCGTAGGTGGCCGGTCGAACCGCCGCGTGGAGATCCTCCCCCCACGCCGtctgcgcgccgtcgcaaACGGCGGAGTCCTCGGGCCTCCACGCGCGGGTCATCGTCGGCTTCACCTCCGGGGGAAGCGGCGTCTCACCCGTCAattccgccgacgccgcgcccgggatgcggggcggcgagctgACGTCGTCCGGGTGGAGCACGCCCCGAggggcgatcgcgtcccaaccctgctcctcctcggcgccctggTAGAGCGGCTCGAACTCTACGAGTCGGGGCTGgaacccgtcgccgtggagcgGCGTGAACGaagccgcgccgtcgactcCGCCGGCGTGGCCCTTGAGCCTCCACTCGGCGGGTTCGATCAACGGCACGGGCTC from Micromonas commoda chromosome 3, complete sequence encodes:
- a CDS encoding predicted protein, producing the protein MLRHLVRKTAGALTSAASTPGFAPYRQMSAAAAGGQVLVHMGGVDSGEIFSVAHKAICKTGGEVKESRSVRLGGRYSQMFLVSNADAQKINDVIKKVCPLIEHLSVVPARQTTKDLKGPYCATSPLVPFVRAVHMELPWKSGIVDEITEFLNVNGVTMTDINEYRAGKDVVLEGFAHLPTGLAEFPQVNESDLLLKLEKLGVKVVQFTKVKGQDPPPGATAHVAA
- a CDS encoding predicted protein; translated protein: MVVHHVTGAFVAILKSQRVQAVIAATGMSSGVGSIFAGALMVVIPALVALVAFGPAPRSRDTPKVILVTGASSGLGKLMLDELRRAFPASVVYGTSRSGWSAKGTRVTKGDSPLGVTEADGTQPLLALDVTDEDSVERCVDAIVARHGELSVLVNNAGAVLQTWAVDTKAADAEAQMATNFHGVVRMVRHCVPAMVGTVKRVVTIGSIGGRIGLPYNSMYSASKAATMAYTDALRMEVAANGVKVSLVEPGDLKPGMVNAAKAEGFDANVHAKGAFDIMRAEEAAGTDPAVVARTVARCVRSLHPRGRYLVGPDAWLVEVLTRLCTYPMREYFLASHYRIPPRHNAWIRV
- a CDS encoding predicted protein; amino-acid sequence: MASEGEPSMSDETAADAGERSGRSYRITVRGEEVMRYTLPDFFPDFNETPLEARINSGADTRMKAQGGTGGGGGGGGGGSKSYVWKRGVLAGTERSDPLDVIAKDRERFERTLGGEGREFAPADEDSNDVDSGLTNAGGSGSRRAIPPPPGYAERPLEEPGAVTKSLAALTLFFYLTALVATSSRSILGDGPPAPMPGMERALEVPPPPEAIVGTAAGEAWSSGVERFRVGSRGVGS
- a CDS encoding predicted protein, which gives rise to MALAFAAVPRLPCAHYVPRRAPRARVAPWRLRAVAEAEAPNPTDAPTLPSADSVDLDGLKRECRRLCDRAVKKVGKATTRLRESREAVEALEADPNPSMEALEACPDVDALAKDLGDEKDRLAALNRLADALAPIKSVNNPKFIDDAYPLAVELGVNDAPPPRPARVKKQKQKPTNAGPRKPYWTFVSADGVDIRVGRTSSDNDEVSCNPECRDSKDWWMHAAGCPGSHVVIRYTGDDGPPTETVTDAALLAAKHSKSTQTGKAKVSMVRCRQVSKPRGAKPGLVQLSGEVRTVTVCVKDEAARLERLAATKS